The following proteins are encoded in a genomic region of Methylococcales bacterium:
- a CDS encoding FAD-dependent monooxygenase → MTQKFDIIIVGGGMVGAAVACGLGGSNLNVAIIEKYLPDEFSEDQPHDLRVSALSIASKNIIETVGAWQGILKRRYCPFKRMRVFETTGDTEFCSDAIKHSELGFIVENRITQLALLERLQQFENISLFAPVGIKKIDYSLTETQLELDNGQLLETTMLIAADGGQSRVRQSVGLGVTSWDYQQHAMVIYVETDYPQQDITWQRFTPEGPQAFLPLTDYYGSVVWYNSADEVRRLKALSYPELRQELIAAFPDCLGKITQILGVASFPLRRQHAQSYVKQGVALVGDAAHMINPLAGQGVNIGLLDAAALAEVLVDAAKNGENIADVTILKRYESLRRNENLKMMTVMDIFYRVFSNKVVPIKFLRNLGLGLAERVLPVKNKIMKAAMGLEGKLPKLARGESID, encoded by the coding sequence ATGACTCAAAAATTTGATATTATCATTGTCGGTGGTGGCATGGTTGGTGCCGCTGTTGCGTGTGGCCTAGGCGGTAGTAATTTAAATGTTGCTATTATAGAAAAATACCTTCCTGATGAATTTTCAGAGGATCAGCCTCATGACTTGCGGGTTTCCGCATTAAGTATCGCCTCTAAAAATATTATTGAAACGGTCGGGGCTTGGCAAGGTATTTTAAAGCGACGTTATTGTCCATTTAAACGTATGCGTGTTTTTGAAACAACGGGTGATACTGAATTTTGCAGTGATGCGATTAAGCATTCTGAATTAGGGTTTATCGTTGAAAATCGAATAACACAACTTGCTTTATTGGAACGATTACAGCAATTTGAAAATATTAGCTTATTTGCGCCCGTCGGTATTAAAAAAATAGATTATTCACTCACAGAAACCCAATTAGAACTTGATAATGGCCAATTATTAGAGACAACAATGCTTATTGCCGCAGACGGCGGTCAGTCACGGGTACGACAAAGTGTTGGTTTAGGTGTCACCAGTTGGGATTATCAGCAACATGCGATGGTTATTTATGTTGAAACCGATTATCCACAACAAGATATTACTTGGCAGCGTTTTACCCCCGAAGGTCCTCAAGCTTTTTTACCGCTGACCGATTATTATGGTTCGGTTGTTTGGTATAATTCAGCAGATGAAGTACGGCGATTGAAGGCTTTATCTTATCCTGAATTAAGACAGGAATTAATAGCCGCTTTTCCTGATTGTCTTGGAAAAATCACACAAATTCTAGGCGTTGCCAGTTTTCCATTAAGGCGGCAACATGCTCAAAGTTATGTTAAACAAGGCGTTGCTTTAGTCGGTGATGCCGCGCACATGATTAACCCATTAGCAGGGCAGGGGGTTAATATTGGCTTGTTGGATGCGGCTGCGTTGGCCGAAGTGTTAGTTGATGCGGCTAAAAACGGCGAAAATATTGCTGACGTAACGATTTTAAAGCGTTATGAATCCTTACGTCGCAATGAAAATTTAAAAATGATGACCGTTATGGATATTTTTTATCGTGTTTTTAGTAATAAAGTAGTTCCAATTAAATTTTTAAGGAATTTAGGCTTAGGATTAGCGGAGCGGGTTTTACCTGTTAAAAATAAGATTATGAAAGCGGCAATGGGCCTTGAAGGAAAATTACCTAAACTTGCTCGCGGCGAATCAATTGACTAA
- a CDS encoding NlpC/P60 family protein, with translation MIKLLTLLTITFLVGCTGAPKTKLTQVSSLKPVTWETPFFVKKPYNNPLKCSITPLTAEEKSVKRSIELLEKFFEEWKAVKHRMGGLSKRGVDCSGFVQLTFLNQFDLKVPRTTGLQVKLGKSIPKNKLKTGDLVFFKTSPRVRHVGIYLKDNIFIHTSSSKGVMKSKLNKGYWAKKYWKAKRVAFKTTDFFSQLIRREQV, from the coding sequence ATGATTAAACTATTAACCTTATTGACTATTACTTTTTTAGTCGGTTGTACTGGGGCACCCAAAACAAAACTAACGCAAGTATCCTCATTAAAACCAGTAACATGGGAAACGCCTTTTTTTGTAAAAAAGCCCTATAACAACCCATTAAAATGCTCAATTACCCCACTTACAGCAGAAGAAAAATCAGTAAAGCGATCCATTGAATTATTAGAAAAGTTTTTTGAAGAATGGAAAGCGGTTAAACATCGAATGGGGGGCTTAAGTAAACGAGGGGTCGATTGCTCAGGCTTTGTTCAATTAACATTTTTAAATCAATTTGACCTTAAAGTGCCGCGCACAACAGGTTTACAAGTCAAGCTAGGCAAGTCGATTCCAAAAAATAAGTTGAAAACAGGTGATTTAGTTTTTTTTAAAACCAGTCCTCGGGTTAGGCATGTCGGTATTTATTTGAAAGATAATATCTTTATCCATACGTCATCAAGCAAAGGCGTGATGAAATCAAAGTTAAACAAGGGATACTGGGCTAAAAAATATTGGAAAGCTAAACGCGTTGCCTTTAAAACGACCGATTTCTTTAGTCAATTGATTCGCCGCGAGCAAGTTTAG
- a CDS encoding ribonucleoside-diphosphate reductase, adenosylcobalamin-dependent, with amino-acid sequence MSASLSPTPNAPITEISLQNASIDIWETKYRLKTKEGNPVDKDIDATYQRIAKALAAVEKTKDLQKKYYQEFLWVLRQGAIPAGRIISNAGAEKHKPATSTINCTVSGIIEDSMDDILNKVHEAGLTLKAGCGIGYEFSTLRPKDAYVSGAGAYTSGPLSFMDIYDKMCFTVSSAGGRRGAQMATFDICHPDVIEFIRAKREDGRLRQFNLSLLITSEFIEAVKNDSAWPLSFPVRAKEVKQDNLDLKDVEKIIWRDLPNTDQYVNNEAGLVACRIIKTIPAKRLWDIIMSSTYDYAEPGFILIDKVNEMNNNWYCENIRATNPCLAEGTLVLTPTGLRKVETIIEGDTISTIDGEGIVKTVEKHNNVAVLRVSFANGKTLRATKAHIFHTLDGKGSINKNKRLENLNVGDLIRTYDKDNLYSTSITKIEADGFSNVYDLYEPKSDTWITEGIVNRGCGEQALPPYGSCLLGSINLTRFIKKPFTNESSFDWDTYRKAIRIFTRLLDNVVEINGLPLEKQREEIISKRRHGMGYLGLGSTVTMLGMKYGDEQSLTFTEEITKVLAIEGWKEGLALAKEKGTAPILEKIFTVTGEMLHKRPEMVTDGYNVGDKIAGKVLHAKYSRYMQRVAEAEPELVAELIEIGARFTHATSIAPTGTISLSLANNASNGIEPSFAHHYSRNIIREGKKSKEKVDVYSFELLAYRALINAEAMPYSDNPDHQLPDYFISADHVTPKQHVDIQAAAQKWIDSSISKTANVPTDYPYDDFKDIYQYAYEKGLKGCTTFRFNPEVFQGVLVKEADLENTTYQFTLEDGTKVELKGNEDVEYDGEIHSAANLFDALKEGYYGKF; translated from the coding sequence ATGTCCGCATCATTATCACCTACGCCAAACGCTCCTATTACTGAAATTTCCTTACAAAATGCATCTATAGATATTTGGGAAACTAAATACCGTTTAAAAACTAAAGAGGGGAACCCTGTTGATAAAGATATTGATGCCACTTATCAACGGATAGCTAAAGCACTCGCGGCGGTTGAGAAGACCAAGGATTTACAAAAGAAATATTATCAAGAGTTTTTATGGGTTTTACGACAAGGGGCGATTCCTGCGGGGCGTATTATTTCTAATGCAGGGGCTGAAAAACATAAGCCTGCGACTTCGACGATCAACTGTACTGTTAGCGGAATCATCGAAGATAGCATGGATGATATTTTAAATAAAGTTCATGAAGCGGGGTTGACATTAAAAGCTGGGTGCGGAATCGGTTATGAATTTTCAACCCTTAGACCCAAAGACGCGTACGTTTCAGGCGCAGGTGCGTATACTTCTGGGCCGTTGTCATTTATGGATATTTACGACAAAATGTGCTTTACAGTGTCTTCGGCTGGCGGACGACGGGGCGCGCAAATGGCAACTTTTGATATTTGCCACCCTGATGTTATTGAGTTTATTCGTGCAAAACGCGAAGATGGGCGTTTACGTCAATTTAATCTTTCTTTATTAATTACCAGCGAATTTATTGAAGCGGTTAAAAATGATTCTGCTTGGCCATTATCTTTTCCTGTTAGAGCAAAAGAAGTTAAACAAGATAATTTAGATTTAAAGGATGTTGAGAAAATTATCTGGCGTGATTTACCTAATACAGATCAATATGTGAATAATGAAGCGGGGTTAGTTGCTTGTCGAATTATTAAAACCATTCCCGCTAAACGTTTATGGGACATTATTATGTCCTCAACCTATGATTATGCCGAGCCAGGTTTTATCTTAATTGATAAAGTCAATGAAATGAATAATAACTGGTATTGCGAAAATATTCGTGCGACTAATCCATGTCTTGCCGAAGGTACACTCGTTTTAACGCCAACGGGATTACGAAAAGTTGAGACTATCATAGAAGGGGATACTATTTCGACTATTGATGGTGAAGGAATAGTTAAAACCGTTGAAAAGCATAACAATGTAGCGGTTTTACGAGTTTCATTTGCTAACGGTAAAACATTACGTGCAACAAAAGCCCATATCTTTCATACGCTGGATGGAAAAGGTTCAATTAATAAAAATAAACGCTTAGAAAATTTAAATGTAGGTGATTTAATTAGAACCTATGATAAAGATAATTTATATTCAACGAGTATTACTAAAATTGAAGCGGATGGCTTTAGTAATGTTTATGATTTGTATGAGCCTAAATCAGATACTTGGATTACAGAAGGTATTGTTAATCGTGGTTGTGGTGAACAAGCCCTACCCCCATACGGAAGTTGTTTACTTGGCTCAATTAACCTAACTCGTTTCATAAAAAAACCGTTTACTAATGAATCATCCTTTGACTGGGATACTTATCGTAAAGCAATCCGAATTTTTACCCGCTTGTTAGATAATGTCGTCGAAATAAACGGCCTGCCTTTAGAAAAACAACGCGAAGAAATTATTTCAAAACGCCGTCATGGCATGGGTTATTTAGGCTTAGGCTCAACGGTCACCATGTTGGGAATGAAATACGGCGATGAACAATCACTTACGTTCACCGAAGAAATTACAAAAGTGTTAGCGATTGAAGGCTGGAAAGAAGGTCTCGCTTTGGCTAAAGAAAAAGGCACTGCTCCAATTTTGGAAAAAATATTTACGGTAACGGGGGAGATGTTACATAAACGTCCTGAAATGGTAACGGATGGTTATAACGTCGGTGATAAAATTGCAGGTAAAGTATTACATGCTAAATATAGTCGTTATATGCAGCGGGTTGCTGAGGCAGAGCCTGAATTAGTCGCCGAATTGATTGAAATAGGAGCGCGATTTACTCACGCAACCAGCATAGCGCCCACCGGTACAATTTCTTTATCATTAGCCAATAATGCCAGCAATGGCATTGAACCCAGTTTTGCCCATCATTATTCGCGTAATATTATTCGTGAGGGTAAAAAATCAAAAGAGAAAGTGGATGTCTATTCATTTGAATTATTGGCTTACCGTGCCTTAATTAATGCCGAGGCGATGCCTTATAGTGATAACCCAGACCATCAATTACCTGATTATTTTATTTCTGCCGACCATGTTACTCCTAAACAACATGTCGATATTCAAGCCGCTGCACAAAAATGGATAGACTCTTCAATTTCAAAAACCGCCAATGTACCCACCGATTATCCTTATGATGATTTCAAAGATATTTATCAATATGCCTATGAAAAGGGTTTAAAAGGTTGTACCACCTTTCGTTTTAATCCTGAAGTCTTTCAAGGTGTATTAGTCAAAGAGGCTGATTTAGAAAATACCACGTATCAGTTCACCTTAGAAGATGGGACTAAAGTTGAATTAAAAGGCAATGAAGATGTTGAATATGATGGTGAAATACACTCAGCAGCAAATTTATTTGATGCCTTGAAAGAAGGCTATTATGGAAAATTTTAG
- the galU gene encoding UTP--glucose-1-phosphate uridylyltransferase GalU, which yields MQQKITKAVFPVAGLGTRFLPATKANPKEMLSIVDKPLIQYAVEEAIDAGIETLIFITGRNKHCIQDHFDKTYELEAELEKKGKFELVNQLKNILPSHVSCVFIRQNQALGLGHAVNCAKPIIGDEPFVVLLADDLVRKNGEKGCTRQLIELFDEQNASILAVESVAKEETDKYGIVSIQPQNERVGNLVSIIEKPNPEEAPSNLAVIGRYILTPAIFKHLDSLGKGRGGEIQLTDAIAKLLQEESILSYKFEGRRYDCGSKLGYLIANVEHALLHPEIKTEFLAYLKNIDL from the coding sequence ATGCAACAAAAAATAACAAAGGCTGTTTTTCCAGTCGCAGGATTGGGAACACGATTTTTACCAGCGACTAAAGCTAACCCAAAAGAAATGCTATCTATCGTTGATAAGCCCTTAATTCAATATGCTGTCGAAGAAGCCATTGACGCAGGTATTGAAACGCTTATTTTTATTACAGGTCGGAATAAACATTGTATTCAAGATCATTTTGATAAAACCTATGAATTGGAAGCAGAATTAGAAAAAAAAGGGAAGTTTGAACTGGTTAATCAATTAAAAAACATCCTTCCCTCTCATGTTTCTTGTGTTTTTATTCGTCAAAATCAAGCGTTAGGGTTAGGTCATGCGGTGAATTGTGCAAAACCTATTATTGGTGATGAACCTTTTGTGGTGTTATTAGCCGATGACTTAGTAAGAAAGAATGGCGAAAAAGGCTGTACGCGCCAATTAATTGAATTATTTGATGAACAGAACGCCAGTATTTTGGCCGTAGAATCCGTTGCCAAAGAAGAAACGGATAAATACGGTATTGTTTCCATCCAGCCACAAAATGAAAGGGTGGGGAATTTAGTTTCCATTATTGAAAAGCCAAATCCTGAAGAAGCCCCCTCTAATCTTGCCGTTATTGGTCGCTATATTCTGACTCCAGCAATCTTTAAACACCTTGATTCTTTGGGAAAAGGACGAGGGGGCGAAATTCAACTAACGGATGCCATTGCAAAATTATTACAAGAAGAATCTATATTAAGCTATAAATTTGAAGGAAGACGCTACGATTGTGGCTCTAAATTAGGCTATTTAATTGCTAATGTTGAACACGCTTTATTACACCCTGAAATTAAAACAGAGTTCTTAGCTTATTTAAAAAATATTGACTTATAA